A stretch of DNA from Ricinus communis isolate WT05 ecotype wild-type chromosome 4, ASM1957865v1, whole genome shotgun sequence:
attacatctatttcaatataaaaataaagtaaaagaatttatattgaatatataaaagtaacaatttattgaaatttttttaatttagaaaataaacagTTATAATATAATAGGAGTAATTGATAGAATAGAAGTTTAGTATTTTCCAGTATATACAAACACGTGCATCAAAAGAACAGTGGTTATGGAAGAAGCCTTAAACTTGAGGGAAAGACACTTCATAAGCTAATGTTCATATTAATTCTGAAAATTATCTAATGGTAAAGtgaatattctttttaagaatttgTACTTAAAAACACATTTAAgtatatatcaataatattatagtatttttgttgGTTATCAACGTTATAagtaaaatagtaaaaaataaaataaataagttgtaagaaaataaattataaatattaactattttctCTTGAATGTAAGttgtaatatacaaatataaaatcatttagTCTTTATATTACAAtctattcattttcttttgtttttgctgATAATTATATGTAAAGAGACTGGTTGAACCGATTTTAGCCGGTTTAAGCAAGTTTAATATAGTTCAActgtaaaatcaaattattctatataattaaacCCAACTCACCATCAATTTGGTTCAACCGGGCGGTCTAATATTTGGTGCAGtgcagaaagaaaataaagtgtAGAAGTTTGGGCTGCAAAATGGAAGCAATTATAAATTAGCAGGCgtgaaaaaggaaaagcttAAAGAAAAGTAGAAAAAGATTTGAAGAAAGAAACATAAGAGTTGAGGATGTTGGACGTgcaaaagatggagaaggGGATGGGTTTTCGTTGAGCTGCTAAAATTGCTTCAACTCATATTGTAAAAATACGCAttgatgtatatatatatatatattaggagACAAGTAATTTGAGCATAATAATGACGTgtcttaaattataaataactaCTTTCATTAATTCTTCAGGTGTAATGCACCCGGAGAGCATAcaagaattagaaaaagacATATTTGTTGTGGAGCTTCTGTTCCTTCGTCTCTGAAGTATtgcctttttgtttttcttttattagtataacacccactaattcttttataaaatcattttttccAATTATTCCCActaaattttccttttttttttcttttttttttaatttgttatatttgtgcgAATCATTTGGAGGGTTTTGAACAATCATTTCAAACAAACGCCCAAATCAAATCAGAAAAACACACTCAATTCTTCTCAATGGGCAAAAAACGAGGCCGCAAACCCAAAACCCCAACCCCAATCACCACCACCCAAACCCTAGATCCCATCGCCACCAGCAAAACCACCGCAGACGAAGACGACGTTTTTTCCGTCACTAATGTCGAAATCGTCAATCCCACTACCACCACTAATGGCACGCACTCGAGCCCTCGCCGCCGTGGCCGTCCCAAGAAACGCCCCAAATACTCCCCGGAAAAACCCGAAAAACCCCCGCCTCTACCTCTTGCGGTTAATGGAGAGGTGGTGCCTACAGTTCCTGTTGAGAGCGTGGCTCCGCGGGTGGTGCCAGCGATGGACGCAGTGGTGAAGGTGTTTTGTGTGCACACAGAGCCGAATTATTCGCTGCCGTGGCAGAGAAAGAGGCAGTATAGTTCGAGTAGTAGTGGGTTTGTtattggaggaaagagggttTTAACCAATGCACATTCTGTTGAGCATTATACGCAGGTTAAACTCAAGAAACGTGGCTCTGACACTAAGTATTTGGCTACCGTGCTCGCGATTGGGACTGAATGTGATATTGGTAATCATTTTTAATGTTTCTACTGATATAAGCTACATTGTGGTACGTGCCAATGTTGAATGCCATGTTTAAGAATCTAGATGCTAGTAAATAGCAAGTGAAGAATTAGTGTTTTAcattatatattagataaataCGTGTTTTTTGCATGAATTCATATTGGCATTGATGGTTTGTAATGGAATATGTATGTTTTGGTTATTGTGTTGTATTATTTACACTGGTGCAAAATaagcatttctttttattaaagtttTGATTTGTGTGATTTTTGCAGCTATGCTAACAGTCAATGATGATGAGTTTTGGGAAGGAGTCTCACCTGTTGAGTTTGGCCAATTGCCGGCTCTTCAAGATGCTGTGACAGTTGTCGGGTACCCAATTGGAGGAGACACAATCTCTGTGACAAGTGGTGTTGTTTCGCGAATAGAGATCCTTTCTTATGTCCATGGATCTACCGAGCTTCTGGGCTTGCAGGTTACTGCATTTTAACTCTGGCTTTTCCGGTTTTTGTTGGTAACTTACTGAACTATTGCCCTTACACACCACTCGCATGGATGCTTTGCAGATAGATGCTGCTATAAATTCTGGAAATTCTGGTGGGCCTGCCTTTAATGATAAAGGACAGTGTGTAGGCATTGCATTTCAGTCCCTCAAACATGAAGATGTTGAAAATATAGGGTACGTCATACCAACACCAGTCATCACCCACTTTATCCAAGATTATGAGAAGAACGGAGCATATACAGGTAGGTAACTTAGATACAACCATAGACACATTTTTCGAATTGTGTGGAGGAAAAGGGAGTAGGATTGCATTCGAGGTAGAGGAAGTGTCTCTCTTCATATTTAGGTGGCTGTATATACTGCATTTCAGAGTAAGGTTGTACATTTGGAAACACTGgctttgatatatttaatcaattcattTTCTTGTGCTTCATACATTCCATCTCTGGTAAGGGagctattttcttttgttgttttgggttctcctttttttttaggttggtTGGTGCAACCTTAGTGCTTTTCttagttgaatttgaatccatCTCATGAACTCCCTATCTAAACTAAGCATCAGTTTAATTGGATAATTCCCACTGTTCAGCTCAAGAGGGACTACTTTTTGTTAATTATCATAATGCTTAATCATTTTTGCCACTTCAGAACATgtcatttaatttaagaagAGAGGTCACATTCATGATGTATATCTGTTTCTGTACTTTCATTGGTAATTAAAAGCTTCCGTTGATTGTATGGAATATTACACAgcatttaattaataactatgATCATCTTTTACATGGCAGGATTTCCATATCTTGGGATTGAATGGCAGAAAATGGAAAATCCAGATTTACGTACAGCCATGGGAATGAAACATGATCAGAAGGGTGTTCGTATTAGAAGAATTGATCCCACTGCTCCAGAATCTGAAGTTTTAAGACCATCAGATATTATTCTCAGTTTTGATGGTGTAGATATTGCCAATGATGGGACAGGTGAGTAATATTTGGATAATACTAATTTTCTCCCACAGGCACATGAAGTCTATTTCGGTAATAACCATAAAGATACATGAGCCCAGTTGTTCATGTTGCATTGTCTGATACAGAACTTCATCCGCTTACTTCTTTATATTTCAGTTCCCTTTCGGCACGGAGAGCGCATAGGTTTCAGCTACCTTATTTCCCAAAAGTATACTGGTGATAATGCTGCAATTAAAGTTCTCCGCAATTCTGCGGCTCTAAACTTTGACATCAAACTTTCAACCCACCGAAAGCTCATTCCATCACATGTCAAAGGCAGACCTCCATCCTATTATATAATTGCAGGATTGGTGTTCTCAACCGTTTCTGTTCCATATCTCCGTTCCGAGGTGTGTAATTTCACTAAACATTTCTATTTGTCATGTATCGTGTGCTTTGATTTTTGCTACAATATCTTTTAGTTTGTTTTTAGCTTGAAGAAtgttgaaaattttgaattttgtcCAATTCTCTTTGAAGCGGCGACCGTTCTTTTTTGTCCAATGAGAAAACTTTTTATATTGTTGTTCTTTTCTAGCACCAATGTCTAATGTTTTTACTATATTAGTAGGATGCACTAGAGAGATACAAACCGTTAAACTGTGTGCTTGTTCTGTTTAGCATGGGCTTGCTTGTGCACATGCTCTCGGTGTTGAAGGGTGAGGAAAAATCCTGCTTGATGTTATGTACCATAAGTGGAACTGCATGTGGGATTCTTTATGTTACATTGGTGATAGAAGTACTAAAGTTTAAGTTATACACTTTTGATTAACTTTTTCACAATGGAAGATCTGAACTCTGCAATCTTTTCATTTGCAACTATATTTTGTGTCTAACATTTGTACAACCTTAGCTGCATCTTGCATTAATTTGTTTGCTCTTGGCATGTTTGTCCAGTATGGCAAGGAGTATGAATTTG
This window harbors:
- the LOC8289045 gene encoding protease Do-like 9 — encoded protein: MGKKRGRKPKTPTPITTTQTLDPIATSKTTADEDDVFSVTNVEIVNPTTTTNGTHSSPRRRGRPKKRPKYSPEKPEKPPPLPLAVNGEVVPTVPVESVAPRVVPAMDAVVKVFCVHTEPNYSLPWQRKRQYSSSSSGFVIGGKRVLTNAHSVEHYTQVKLKKRGSDTKYLATVLAIGTECDIAMLTVNDDEFWEGVSPVEFGQLPALQDAVTVVGYPIGGDTISVTSGVVSRIEILSYVHGSTELLGLQIDAAINSGNSGGPAFNDKGQCVGIAFQSLKHEDVENIGYVIPTPVITHFIQDYEKNGAYTGFPYLGIEWQKMENPDLRTAMGMKHDQKGVRIRRIDPTAPESEVLRPSDIILSFDGVDIANDGTVPFRHGERIGFSYLISQKYTGDNAAIKVLRNSAALNFDIKLSTHRKLIPSHVKGRPPSYYIIAGLVFSTVSVPYLRSEYGKEYEFEAPVKLLDKLMHAMPQSPDEQLVVVSQVLVADINIGYEDIVNTQVLAFNGKPVKNLKSLANMVESCNDEFLKFELEYEQIVVLRTKTAKAATVDILTTHCIPSAMSEDLKP